Proteins encoded within one genomic window of Brenneria nigrifluens DSM 30175 = ATCC 13028:
- the rsmF gene encoding 16S rRNA (cytosine(1407)-C(5))-methyltransferase RsmF has product MAKSTPTPLPPEFLSAIQAVMPAHLSMDEFIATCQRPLRRSIRVNTLKIDSAAFLKLVEPYQWRLEPIPWCRDGFWLLNADDDETLRLGNTLEHLSGLFYIQEASSMLPVGALFHHDAAPRRVLDVAAAPGSKTTQIAAAMDNQGAIIANEYSASRVKVLHANISRCGVGNTALTHFDGRVFGAALPEYFDAILLDAPCSGEGVVRKDPTAMNHWSPESIAGIAATQRELILSAFHALKPGGVLIYSTCTLNAQENQQVCRWLRKTFPDACEFEPLDDLFPGAERAATTEGFLHVFPQIYDSEGFFVARLRKTASVAPLPTPGYKVGKFPFSPLGAKDRAAVIQAARQQGLGWDDERLQLWQRDNEIWLFPAALASAFGKIRFSRIGIKLAERFAKGYRWQHEAVIALANPDAAHAYALSDRQACEWFQGKDSYPEPTPSSDELLLTYRHSPVGLAKRIGSRIKNSLPRDLVRDGACCAAADRR; this is encoded by the coding sequence GTGGCTAAATCGACGCCGACCCCTTTACCTCCTGAGTTCCTCTCCGCCATTCAGGCCGTTATGCCCGCTCATCTCTCCATGGATGAGTTTATTGCCACCTGTCAGCGGCCGTTACGCCGCAGCATCCGCGTCAATACGTTAAAAATCGACAGCGCGGCGTTTTTAAAGCTGGTGGAGCCCTACCAATGGCGTCTGGAACCCATTCCCTGGTGCCGCGACGGTTTCTGGCTGCTGAACGCGGATGATGATGAAACCCTGCGTCTGGGCAATACGCTGGAGCACCTGAGCGGCCTGTTTTACATTCAGGAAGCCAGCTCCATGCTGCCGGTCGGCGCCCTTTTCCACCATGACGCCGCGCCGCGGCGCGTGCTGGACGTGGCGGCGGCCCCCGGTTCCAAAACCACGCAAATCGCCGCCGCCATGGATAATCAGGGAGCGATTATCGCCAATGAATACTCAGCCAGCCGGGTGAAAGTGCTGCACGCCAATATCAGCCGCTGCGGCGTCGGCAATACGGCGCTGACCCACTTTGACGGGCGGGTATTCGGCGCGGCGCTGCCCGAGTATTTCGATGCGATCCTGCTGGACGCCCCCTGCTCCGGCGAGGGCGTGGTGCGTAAAGATCCCACGGCGATGAACCACTGGTCGCCGGAAAGCATCGCCGGCATCGCCGCCACGCAGCGCGAGCTGATCCTCAGCGCCTTTCACGCCTTAAAGCCCGGCGGAGTGCTGATTTACTCCACCTGCACGCTGAATGCGCAGGAAAATCAGCAGGTGTGCCGCTGGCTGCGGAAAACCTTTCCCGACGCCTGCGAATTCGAACCGCTGGACGACCTGTTCCCCGGCGCCGAACGAGCGGCGACGACGGAGGGATTTCTCCACGTCTTTCCGCAAATTTATGACAGCGAGGGGTTTTTCGTGGCGCGCCTGCGTAAAACCGCCAGCGTGGCGCCGCTTCCCACGCCTGGTTATAAAGTCGGGAAGTTTCCGTTCTCGCCGCTGGGCGCCAAAGATCGGGCGGCGGTGATACAGGCGGCGCGGCAACAAGGACTTGGCTGGGACGACGAACGGTTACAGTTGTGGCAGCGCGACAACGAAATCTGGCTTTTCCCCGCCGCATTGGCCTCCGCATTCGGAAAAATCAGATTCTCGCGCATCGGCATCAAACTGGCGGAACGCTTTGCCAAAGGCTACCGCTGGCAGCATGAAGCCGTTATCGCGCTGGCAAACCCCGACGCCGCTCACGCCTACGCGCTCAGCGATCGGCAGGCTTGCGAATGGTTTCAGGGGAAGGACAGCTACCCGGAGCCGACGCCCTCGTCCGACGAACTGCTGCTCACCTACCGGCACAGCCCGGTGGGCCTGGCCAAGCGCATCGGCAGCCGGATAAAAAACAGCCTGCCGCGCGATCTGGTGCGCGACGGCGCCTGCTGCGCCGCAGCGGATAGGCGCTAA
- a CDS encoding YebW family protein, with protein MFALVIFVCYLGNGCDELVIGAYNTETQCLKAMKEQRLRRAGCYPIEEFIDGFWLPAQEYADF; from the coding sequence ATGTTCGCACTGGTGATATTTGTTTGTTATCTCGGCAATGGTTGCGATGAACTGGTGATCGGCGCGTATAACACCGAAACCCAGTGTCTCAAGGCCATGAAGGAACAGCGCTTACGCCGCGCCGGGTGTTATCCTATCGAAGAGTTTATTGATGGTTTCTGGTTGCCCGCCCAGGAATACGCCGACTTTTAA
- a CDS encoding extensin family protein, whose amino-acid sequence MRGLLVVLVILGSLIALAPWIQRQLPPGYDPFAPLSVDDPPTLVTRFKLRQLADDPAACLAALRQAQDKGRITFSLPGDIDGQCPLSSPVRVQRFGAVTLNSGFLASCPLALSSTMFVTQAAIPQAQRLGAALARIDHLGSFACRNIYHRPEGRLSEHATADAWDISAFRLADGRRISVLNQWRATDARGDYLRATFEQSCAFFGNALGPEYNAAHANHFHLGMRGFGVCR is encoded by the coding sequence ATGCGGGGACTGCTGGTCGTATTAGTCATTCTGGGGAGCCTGATTGCGCTGGCGCCTTGGATCCAGCGCCAGCTTCCTCCCGGCTACGATCCTTTCGCGCCGCTGTCGGTGGACGACCCGCCGACGCTGGTGACCCGCTTCAAGCTGCGGCAACTGGCGGATGACCCGGCGGCCTGTCTGGCGGCGCTGCGCCAGGCGCAGGATAAGGGGCGCATCACCTTCAGCCTACCGGGGGATATTGACGGACAGTGCCCGCTCTCTTCCCCGGTGCGCGTGCAGCGTTTTGGCGCCGTGACCCTCAATTCGGGCTTTTTGGCCAGCTGCCCGCTGGCGCTGAGCAGCACCATGTTTGTCACCCAGGCGGCGATACCGCAGGCGCAGCGGCTGGGCGCGGCGCTGGCGCGCATTGATCATCTTGGCAGCTTCGCCTGCCGCAATATTTATCATCGTCCCGAAGGGCGGCTAAGCGAACACGCCACCGCGGACGCCTGGGATATTTCCGCCTTTCGTCTGGCGGACGGGCGGCGTATCAGCGTACTGAATCAGTGGCGGGCGACGGACGCGCGCGGCGATTATTTGCGCGCCACCTTTGAACAGAGCTGCGCTTTCTTCGGCAATGCGCTGGGGCCGGAATACAACGCCGCCCACGCCAACCATTTTCATCTGGGCATGCGCGGTTTTGGCGTGTGTCGGTAA
- a CDS encoding malate/lactate/ureidoglycolate dehydrogenase — MQISEGRLLDITRALLRQAGCDAAEAACVAQHLVAANLKGHDSHGVGMLPHYVNFIAQGQMHPNTPARKIRDGGAVLQFTGDRGFGQRTGKEAMEAAIERVRTTGVCLMTLSSTCHLGRIGTYGQMAAEEGLVSIHFVNVNDHDPIVAPWCGSEARFGTNPICIAFPKSENNAAFVLDFATSIVALGKTRVAYLAGKKFDEEVMIDGDGVSTNDPRVMWEGEKQGALKPIARHKGGGLVLAAELLAGLLSGGGTIQPENPRQGVIVNNMTTIVIDPASMVSMAWLQKEYDAMLDYVRSSRAPDPAQPILIAGEPELNARAQRRAAGIVISDAEWQKIVDAGISLGMAPAAFAP; from the coding sequence TGTTGCGGCAAGCGGGTTGTGACGCGGCGGAGGCCGCCTGCGTGGCGCAACATCTGGTCGCCGCCAACCTGAAAGGGCACGACAGCCACGGCGTGGGCATGCTGCCGCATTACGTAAACTTTATCGCGCAGGGCCAGATGCATCCCAACACCCCGGCGCGCAAGATCCGCGACGGCGGCGCGGTGTTGCAGTTTACCGGCGATCGGGGTTTCGGGCAGCGTACCGGCAAAGAGGCGATGGAGGCGGCGATCGAGCGCGTCAGGACCACCGGGGTGTGTTTGATGACGCTGTCGTCAACCTGTCATCTGGGGCGCATCGGCACCTATGGCCAGATGGCGGCGGAGGAGGGGCTGGTGTCGATTCATTTCGTCAACGTCAACGATCACGATCCGATTGTGGCGCCCTGGTGCGGCAGCGAAGCGCGTTTTGGCACCAATCCCATCTGCATCGCCTTTCCGAAAAGCGAAAATAACGCCGCCTTTGTGCTCGATTTCGCCACCAGCATCGTGGCGCTGGGCAAAACCCGCGTCGCCTATCTGGCGGGCAAAAAATTTGATGAAGAGGTGATGATCGACGGCGACGGCGTTTCCACCAACGATCCGCGGGTGATGTGGGAAGGCGAAAAACAGGGGGCGCTAAAGCCCATTGCGCGGCATAAAGGCGGCGGGCTGGTGCTGGCCGCGGAGCTGCTGGCCGGGCTGTTATCGGGCGGCGGCACCATTCAGCCGGAAAATCCGCGCCAGGGGGTGATTGTGAACAATATGACCACCATTGTGATCGATCCCGCCAGTATGGTGTCGATGGCGTGGTTGCAGAAGGAGTACGACGCGATGCTGGACTATGTCCGCTCGTCGCGGGCGCCGGACCCCGCGCAGCCGATCCTGATCGCCGGCGAGCCGGAACTCAATGCCCGCGCGCAGCGGCGGGCCGCCGGCATAGTGATTTCCGATGCGGAGTGGCAAAAGATTGTCGATGCGGGCATATCGCTGGGCATGGCGCCGGCGGCGTTCGCCCCATAG